One segment of Niabella beijingensis DNA contains the following:
- a CDS encoding fatty acid desaturase family protein has product MAFPKFATPPPPSFHTVLKNRIHDYFESKGVRSTGNFRLYSKALFLVAGFLATYVHLVFFTPPAVWAIVECLILGLFTSAIGFNIMHDGAHGSFSSKPWVNTIAASSLNFLGANTFMWKMKHNVIHHAYTNIDGIDDDLDAKPFLRLCESQKFYKMHRYQHFYFWLAYSFLYLFWIFFSDYKKYFTGKVGDIPLKKMKTKDHLTFWGFKLLHIFLFVALPIYVLGFQDWLTGFLIYTLFAGFVLSIVFQLAHTVEDTHFPVVNSQNNKVDDEWAIHQLKTTANFATRNRLACWFMGGLNFQVEHHLFPKISHIHYPKINRIIKNTCAEFNVNYIEYRRVRHAFVSHVSYLKDLSRP; this is encoded by the coding sequence ATGGCTTTTCCAAAGTTTGCAACTCCTCCGCCTCCCTCGTTTCATACGGTTCTTAAAAATCGGATACACGATTATTTTGAATCAAAAGGAGTACGCAGCACGGGCAATTTCCGCCTGTATTCAAAAGCCTTGTTTTTGGTAGCTGGTTTCCTGGCCACTTATGTGCACCTGGTATTTTTTACTCCCCCTGCTGTCTGGGCCATTGTGGAATGCCTGATCCTGGGTTTGTTCACTTCTGCCATCGGTTTTAACATCATGCATGATGGTGCGCACGGCAGCTTTAGCAGCAAACCCTGGGTGAATACCATCGCCGCATCCTCCCTCAATTTCCTTGGAGCCAATACGTTTATGTGGAAAATGAAGCACAATGTCATTCATCATGCTTATACCAATATCGACGGCATCGATGACGACCTTGATGCCAAGCCTTTTTTAAGATTGTGCGAATCCCAGAAATTTTACAAGATGCACCGTTATCAGCATTTTTATTTCTGGCTGGCCTATTCCTTTCTCTACCTGTTCTGGATCTTTTTCTCCGACTATAAGAAATATTTCACCGGGAAAGTAGGCGATATTCCCCTGAAAAAAATGAAAACAAAGGATCACCTGACATTCTGGGGATTCAAACTGCTTCATATTTTCTTATTCGTGGCATTACCGATCTATGTCCTGGGTTTTCAGGACTGGCTTACCGGGTTCCTGATCTATACGCTTTTCGCCGGTTTCGTGCTCAGCATTGTTTTCCAGCTGGCACACACGGTGGAAGACACGCATTTTCCGGTGGTGAATTCCCAGAACAATAAAGTAGACGATGAGTGGGCCATTCATCAGCTGAAAACAACCGCAAATTTTGCCACCAGGAACCGGCTGGCCTGCTGGTTCATGGGCGGACTGAACTTCCAGGTAGAACACCACCTGTTTCCCAAGATCTCCCATATCCATTACCCGAAGATCAACAGGATCATCAAGAACACCTGCGCTGAATTCAATGTCAATTATATTGAATACCGCCGGGTACGGCATGCTTTTGTCTCCCACGTTTCTTATCTGAAAGATCTCAGCCGGCCTTAA
- a CDS encoding VOC family protein: protein MKRILIPLVFVFIAVMNVQAQQNKAVVLSNHQAIYVTDLKKAAAFYADIIGLEQVDEPFKIGKHAWFKTGPKTTLHIILGADKPREYFKNNHMCFSVPSLEDFIKKLDAKQVPYEDVNGKRSAITNRVDGVKQIWLQDPDNYWIEINNDPAIFR from the coding sequence ATGAAAAGAATTCTTATTCCCCTCGTTTTTGTTTTTATTGCCGTTATGAATGTACAAGCCCAACAGAACAAAGCCGTTGTTCTATCCAATCACCAGGCCATTTATGTTACCGATCTTAAAAAAGCTGCTGCTTTTTACGCGGATATTATCGGGCTGGAGCAGGTAGATGAGCCCTTCAAGATCGGCAAACATGCCTGGTTTAAGACAGGCCCGAAGACCACCCTGCACATTATACTCGGTGCCGATAAGCCCCGGGAATATTTTAAGAACAACCACATGTGCTTCAGTGTGCCTTCACTGGAGGATTTTATAAAAAAGCTGGATGCGAAGCAGGTCCCTTATGAAGATGTAAACGGAAAACGTTCCGCGATCACCAACCGTGTGGATGGTGTGAAGCAGATCTGGCTGCAGGATCCGGACAACTACTGGATCGAGATCAATAATGATCCCGCCATATTCCGGTAA
- the ruvA gene encoding Holliday junction branch migration protein RuvA: MYAYLKGRFIDKTPSAVTVDVNGVGFEVHISLNTYSKIEPLNEGLLFTHLIIREDAQLLYGFAERTEKELFLGLISVSGIGAGTARLMLSYMKPEELIKAIAYSDVKTLERIKGIGKKTAERVVLELKDKLGKLNQDLPVATVSAPAGVRQDATEALLALGIQRSQAMQAVEKVLAAEPGIALELLVKKALKEL; encoded by the coding sequence ATGTATGCATATTTAAAAGGCCGTTTTATTGATAAAACACCATCTGCCGTTACTGTTGATGTGAACGGGGTAGGGTTTGAAGTGCACATCAGTTTAAACACCTATTCGAAGATAGAGCCACTGAATGAAGGGCTGCTGTTCACACATCTTATTATACGCGAGGATGCGCAGCTGCTGTATGGTTTTGCCGAAAGAACGGAAAAGGAGCTGTTCCTGGGATTGATCAGTGTATCCGGTATTGGTGCCGGTACGGCACGGCTGATGCTTTCTTATATGAAACCGGAAGAACTGATTAAAGCGATTGCCTACAGTGATGTAAAAACACTGGAACGCATCAAGGGGATCGGGAAAAAAACAGCCGAACGTGTGGTGCTGGAACTTAAAGATAAGCTGGGCAAACTCAACCAGGACCTGCCGGTAGCAACCGTATCGGCGCCCGCAGGGGTACGGCAGGATGCCACAGAAGCATTGCTGGCGCTTGGCATTCAACGGTCACAGGCGATGCAGGCGGTGGAAAAAGTACTTGCTGCGGAGCCGGGGATCGCCCTGGAGCTCCTGGTGAAAAAAGCACTGAAGGAATTATAA
- a CDS encoding beta-ketoacyl-ACP synthase III: MSNKVIAAITAVGGYVPEDKLTNFDLEKIVDTTDEWIRTRTGIEERRILKGEGKGTSEMIVPAVKQLCEKRGIEPAEIDCLIVATVTPDMVFPATANIVCDKIGAKNAWGFDVSAACSGFLYTLTLGASMIESGRYKKVVVVGADKMSSIIDYTDRTTCIIFGDGAAAVLLEPSQNGHGIKDSILRSDGSGAQYLRMKAGGSMYPASAETVAAREHYAYQEGKTVFKFAVTGMADVSAQLLERNQLTGNDIAWLAPHQANLRIIDATAQRIGLPKEKVMINIQKFGNTTAATIPLCLWEWENKLRTGDKLVLAAFGGGFTWGATLVEWAYDGK; the protein is encoded by the coding sequence ATGAGCAATAAAGTTATAGCGGCGATCACTGCAGTGGGCGGATATGTTCCTGAGGACAAACTGACCAATTTCGACCTGGAAAAAATAGTGGATACCACGGATGAATGGATCCGCACACGGACGGGCATTGAAGAGCGCCGGATACTGAAAGGGGAAGGCAAGGGCACATCTGAAATGATCGTTCCTGCAGTAAAACAACTGTGTGAGAAGCGCGGTATCGAGCCGGCAGAGATCGATTGCTTAATTGTTGCAACGGTAACGCCCGACATGGTTTTTCCAGCCACAGCGAATATCGTCTGCGATAAGATCGGCGCAAAAAATGCCTGGGGTTTTGACGTGTCAGCTGCCTGCTCCGGCTTTCTTTATACACTAACACTTGGAGCCTCGATGATCGAAAGCGGGCGCTATAAAAAAGTAGTTGTTGTAGGAGCTGATAAAATGAGTTCGATCATCGATTATACCGATCGTACTACCTGTATCATCTTCGGTGACGGGGCTGCGGCAGTATTGCTGGAACCCAGCCAGAACGGCCATGGTATCAAAGACAGCATTTTGAGAAGCGACGGAAGCGGTGCCCAGTACCTGCGCATGAAGGCCGGAGGTTCCATGTATCCTGCCAGCGCTGAAACCGTAGCTGCCCGCGAACACTATGCCTACCAGGAAGGAAAAACCGTTTTCAAATTTGCAGTTACCGGTATGGCGGATGTCAGCGCTCAATTGCTGGAACGCAACCAGCTTACCGGAAATGATATCGCCTGGCTGGCCCCTCATCAGGCCAACCTCCGGATCATCGATGCTACCGCGCAGCGGATCGGTCTTCCAAAAGAAAAAGTGATGATCAATATCCAGAAATTCGGCAACACTACCGCCGCAACCATTCCGCTTTGCCTTTGGGAATGGGAAAACAAACTGCGTACCGGAGACAAGCTTGTGCTTGCTGCATTTGGCGGCGGTTTTACCTGGGGGGCCACCCTGGTGGAATGGGCCTACGACGGCAAATAA
- a CDS encoding DUF4105 domain-containing protein, with protein MKKWFSGLLFLLIVPVLYGQQTATAGESRQQISILTCGTGGELYASFGHTAIRIVDSIQGTDEVYNYGTFDFNDPQFYSKFTLGKLLYFLDKEPFYSFLKTYELEGRSVTEQVLYLDDAGKKRIRAFLEQNLLPANRAYRYDFLYDNCATRVRDVFPQTLGASFRFGPALENRQLSFRRVIDSYLADKPWERFGIDIILGSPVDAAMDEHSALFLPDYLYTAFKNARYNGAGFVETRLILPAKKGATAPGPDTPFWILLAVLLLVAAVHFVKGLYRFRKPVDGIVLFVTGLLGLQLLFMWFLTNHHSCAYNWNVLWALPFNTVMAFVIHKHSRFTIGYTVFAAACILAALVIHFSGIQQLPLRELMPLLLALLLIYGKAGTQKRDPVRSRTNVVS; from the coding sequence ATGAAAAAATGGTTCTCCGGTCTGCTGTTTTTATTGATTGTTCCGGTTCTGTACGGGCAGCAAACAGCTACAGCAGGAGAAAGCCGGCAACAGATCAGTATCCTTACCTGCGGAACGGGCGGTGAGTTGTATGCATCATTCGGACATACGGCGATCCGGATTGTTGACAGTATTCAGGGTACCGATGAGGTCTATAATTACGGCACCTTCGATTTTAACGATCCGCAGTTCTATTCAAAATTCACATTGGGAAAGCTGTTGTATTTCCTGGATAAGGAACCGTTCTACAGTTTTTTGAAAACCTATGAACTGGAGGGGCGTAGTGTGACGGAACAGGTGCTTTACCTGGATGACGCCGGAAAAAAAAGGATCCGGGCCTTTCTGGAGCAAAACCTCCTGCCGGCGAACCGGGCGTACCGTTATGATTTCCTTTATGATAATTGTGCAACGCGCGTCCGTGATGTCTTCCCGCAGACCCTGGGCGCATCCTTCCGTTTCGGTCCTGCACTGGAAAACCGGCAGCTGAGCTTCAGAAGGGTAATTGACAGCTATCTTGCAGATAAGCCATGGGAGCGTTTTGGGATCGATATCATACTGGGAAGCCCGGTTGATGCTGCAATGGACGAGCACAGCGCTCTTTTTTTACCGGATTATCTTTACACGGCCTTTAAAAATGCCCGCTATAACGGAGCCGGCTTTGTTGAGACGCGGCTGATCCTGCCTGCAAAAAAAGGAGCAACGGCCCCGGGGCCCGACACACCATTCTGGATATTGCTGGCTGTGTTGCTGCTGGTGGCGGCCGTTCATTTTGTAAAAGGCCTGTACCGGTTCCGGAAGCCGGTGGATGGTATCGTACTTTTTGTTACAGGGCTGCTGGGACTGCAATTGCTGTTCATGTGGTTCCTGACCAACCATCATTCCTGTGCCTATAACTGGAATGTTTTGTGGGCCCTGCCATTCAATACGGTTATGGCATTTGTTATACACAAACACAGCCGGTTTACAATAGGGTATACCGTTTTTGCCGCAGCCTGCATCCTTGCAGCGCTGGTGATTCATTTTTCCGGGATTCAGCAGCTGCCGCTCCGGGAACTAATGCCCTTATTGCTTGCACTGCTGCTTATTTACGGGAAAGCCGGCACACAAAAAAGGGACCCCGTAAGATCCCGTACCAATGTTGTATCCTAA
- a CDS encoding YceI family protein — protein sequence MRRVLLLTALILVFTIPLTAQQLKPVDAESKIVFAIKNMGADVEGSLKGLKGVVQLNTADPGKSHFDVTVDVATISTGIQRRDNHLKQPDFFDAAQYPQLRIQSKRILPKQGNVYYAEATLTMHGISKPIQFDFIAKPVDGGYQLTGNFSLNRLDYKIGGSSITMSDKVAVSLSVVAKK from the coding sequence ATGAGAAGAGTATTGCTTTTAACCGCGCTGATCCTTGTGTTCACAATCCCGTTAACAGCGCAGCAGCTAAAACCGGTTGATGCAGAAAGTAAGATAGTATTTGCGATCAAAAATATGGGAGCGGATGTGGAAGGAAGCCTTAAAGGGTTAAAAGGAGTGGTACAGTTGAACACCGCTGACCCGGGGAAAAGTCATTTTGATGTAACCGTTGATGTTGCAACCATCAGTACCGGCATCCAGCGCAGGGATAACCATCTGAAGCAACCTGACTTTTTTGATGCAGCACAATATCCCCAGCTCCGCATCCAGTCGAAACGCATCCTGCCCAAACAGGGAAATGTTTATTATGCGGAGGCTACGCTGACGATGCATGGTATTTCCAAGCCCATTCAGTTTGACTTTATCGCCAAACCTGTAGATGGCGGTTACCAGCTTACCGGTAATTTTTCCCTGAACCGGCTCGACTATAAAATCGGTGGCAGCAGCATTACCATGTCGGATAAAGTGGCCGTCAGCCTTTCTGTTGTTGCAAAAAAATAA
- a CDS encoding CoA-binding protein gives MNKKTVVLGASENPARYSNMAIRRLRTHGHEVVAIGKQAGQIGDVVIQKEQPDAEGVDTVTVYLNPLHQQQYEEYILKLHPKRVIFNPGAENDALSAKIKAAGIEPVEACTLVLLTTSQY, from the coding sequence ATGAATAAAAAGACAGTTGTCCTTGGAGCCTCTGAAAACCCCGCCCGCTACAGCAATATGGCGATCAGGCGGTTGCGTACCCATGGACATGAAGTGGTGGCCATCGGCAAACAGGCCGGACAGATCGGTGATGTGGTAATACAAAAAGAGCAGCCGGATGCGGAGGGCGTGGATACCGTAACCGTATACCTCAACCCGCTCCATCAGCAGCAATACGAGGAATATATCCTGAAATTACATCCCAAAAGGGTCATCTTTAATCCGGGAGCGGAAAACGATGCCCTTTCAGCAAAGATCAAAGCTGCCGGTATAGAGCCGGTGGAAGCATGCACTTTGGTGTTGTTAACAACCAGTCAGTATTAA
- a CDS encoding pyruvate dehydrogenase complex dihydrolipoamide acetyltransferase, protein MAEKILMPRLSDTMTEGVIADWHKKVGDPVKKGDLLAEIETDKATMELESYKDGVILHLGGPKGSKLQVDDLLAIVGEAGEDISGLVGGNGGDAKKSAAPAAETPKEAPKETPKEEPKAAAAPLVDVSKMEEVVLMPRLSDTMTEGVIASWAKNVGDPVKKGDLLAEIETDKATMELESYKNGTLLYQGAAKGEKIQVNDLLCIIGEASKVDVDAIVAAVKGGGAAPSSGDQPQPESKAAEAAAPAAQQEEAPATTADGGRVKASPLAKKLAAEKGIDLGSVKGSGDNGRIVKSDIDNYQPAAKSATAGAAPAMAAVPAGQEQYEDIPVSQMRKTISRRLSEVKFSAPEFYLTMEINMDKAVASRAQLNEISANKISYNDMVLKACAVALKKHPAINSSWMGESIRVNHHVSIGVAVAVEEGLLVPVVRFADTKSLSQIAGEVKEFAQKAKNKKLQPADWEGNTFTISNLGMFGIEEFTAIINPPASCILAVGAINEVPVVKNGQIGIGNIMKVTLTCDHRVVDGATGAAFLQTLKQLLEEPLRMLV, encoded by the coding sequence ATGGCTGAGAAGATATTAATGCCCCGTTTGAGTGATACCATGACAGAAGGGGTGATTGCAGACTGGCATAAAAAAGTGGGTGATCCTGTTAAAAAAGGCGATTTACTGGCAGAGATCGAGACTGATAAAGCCACTATGGAACTGGAAAGCTATAAAGACGGTGTGATCCTCCACCTGGGAGGGCCTAAAGGAAGTAAGCTGCAGGTAGATGATCTGTTAGCGATCGTTGGTGAAGCCGGGGAGGATATTTCCGGTTTGGTTGGCGGAAACGGGGGGGATGCAAAGAAAAGTGCCGCTCCGGCCGCAGAAACACCAAAAGAAGCACCGAAAGAAACTCCCAAAGAAGAACCGAAGGCCGCTGCTGCACCATTGGTGGATGTATCAAAGATGGAGGAAGTGGTACTGATGCCCCGTTTAAGTGATACCATGACAGAAGGGGTGATCGCCAGCTGGGCTAAAAATGTAGGCGATCCTGTTAAAAAAGGCGATTTACTGGCAGAGATCGAAACCGATAAAGCGACCATGGAACTGGAAAGCTATAAGAACGGAACATTGCTGTACCAGGGCGCCGCAAAAGGAGAAAAAATACAGGTGAACGACCTGCTTTGCATCATAGGAGAAGCATCCAAGGTAGATGTGGATGCCATCGTAGCTGCCGTAAAAGGCGGTGGCGCAGCTCCTTCTTCCGGAGATCAGCCGCAGCCCGAATCAAAAGCCGCTGAAGCGGCCGCTCCTGCGGCGCAGCAGGAAGAAGCCCCCGCAACGACTGCAGATGGCGGCCGTGTTAAAGCTTCTCCGCTGGCAAAAAAATTAGCTGCTGAAAAAGGGATTGACCTGGGCAGTGTTAAAGGAAGCGGCGACAACGGAAGGATCGTTAAATCCGATATTGATAATTATCAACCTGCCGCGAAGAGCGCAACTGCAGGCGCAGCCCCTGCAATGGCAGCAGTTCCTGCAGGGCAGGAGCAGTACGAGGACATCCCGGTTTCGCAAATGCGTAAAACCATCAGCCGCCGACTGTCTGAAGTGAAATTCTCTGCACCGGAGTTCTATCTTACGATGGAGATCAACATGGATAAGGCGGTTGCCAGCCGTGCCCAGCTGAACGAGATCTCCGCCAATAAGATCTCTTACAATGATATGGTGCTGAAAGCCTGTGCAGTGGCACTGAAAAAACATCCGGCCATCAACAGCAGCTGGATGGGCGAAAGCATCCGGGTTAACCACCACGTGAGCATCGGGGTGGCCGTGGCCGTGGAAGAAGGGCTGCTGGTACCTGTAGTGCGTTTTGCAGACACAAAATCCCTTTCACAGATCGCCGGTGAGGTAAAAGAATTTGCACAGAAAGCGAAAAATAAAAAACTGCAGCCAGCCGACTGGGAGGGGAATACATTCACCATTTCCAATCTGGGTATGTTCGGCATCGAAGAATTCACAGCCATCATCAACCCTCCCGCATCCTGCATCCTGGCAGTAGGGGCGATCAACGAGGTGCCGGTTGTTAAAAACGGACAGATCGGAATCGGCAATATCATGAAGGTAACACTGACCTGCGACCACCGGGTAGTGGACGGAGCTACCGGTGCTGCCTTCCTGCAAACATTAAAACAATTACTGGAAGAACCGCTGCGAATGTTGGTTTAG
- a CDS encoding rhodanese-like domain-containing protein has product MNSITVQELKKRIDSGEKINLIDVREPAEYEEYNIGGKLIPLGTIQNMETDELEPLKEEEVIIHCRSGKRSAAACLLLDSMGFKNTVNVEGGVLAWRDAFEQ; this is encoded by the coding sequence ATGAATAGTATTACCGTTCAGGAACTTAAAAAAAGAATAGACAGCGGCGAAAAGATCAATCTGATTGATGTAAGAGAGCCGGCCGAGTATGAGGAATATAATATCGGTGGTAAACTGATCCCGCTTGGTACCATTCAGAATATGGAAACCGATGAGCTGGAACCACTGAAGGAGGAAGAAGTGATCATTCATTGCCGCAGCGGGAAAAGAAGTGCTGCAGCCTGCCTGCTGCTGGATTCAATGGGATTTAAGAACACCGTAAATGTGGAAGGCGGGGTACTTGCATGGCGGGACGCATTTGAGCAATAA
- a CDS encoding PASTA domain-containing protein, with amino-acid sequence MFRFITRRPLWVNILAGIVLALAVFSMVILSLGWLTHHNDAKTVPPLLGKTFSQAEKILTDAGFEVVVQDSIYNDTLKPLQVVRQVPDEYEVVKSSRTVYLTINRAAPPLIEMPNIVGYSLRSAEFTLNNMGLKLGDTTFRPDFAKNTVLEQLYNGVAIQPGAKIRQGAKIDLVIGSGLGTSFLVPNLVGLTYSEAAATLGGKGIGIGSVILSPGVTDTASAFVYRQNPERFDVDGNPRSIRPGQIVDVWLSQERPVVDSTGGGSSRDSLKEDSGTQE; translated from the coding sequence ATGTTTCGTTTTATAACAAGAAGACCACTCTGGGTGAACATACTGGCCGGGATCGTCCTGGCTCTGGCCGTTTTTTCGATGGTGATCCTCTCGTTGGGCTGGCTGACCCACCACAATGATGCAAAAACGGTTCCCCCCTTACTGGGAAAAACTTTTTCGCAGGCGGAAAAGATCCTTACGGATGCCGGCTTTGAAGTGGTGGTGCAGGACAGTATCTACAACGATACGCTGAAGCCGTTGCAGGTGGTACGCCAGGTGCCGGATGAATATGAGGTGGTAAAATCGAGCCGGACCGTATACCTGACCATTAACCGCGCCGCACCGCCACTGATTGAAATGCCGAATATTGTTGGGTACAGCCTGCGCAGTGCGGAATTTACACTGAATAATATGGGGCTGAAGCTGGGGGATACCACCTTCAGACCTGATTTTGCTAAAAATACGGTACTGGAGCAATTGTATAATGGTGTGGCCATACAGCCGGGAGCAAAAATAAGACAGGGGGCAAAGATCGATCTGGTGATCGGAAGTGGCCTGGGTACTTCATTCCTGGTTCCCAATCTTGTAGGACTTACCTATTCAGAAGCGGCGGCAACGCTGGGTGGCAAGGGCATCGGGATCGGATCCGTTATTCTTTCCCCGGGTGTAACAGACACTGCCAGCGCATTTGTATACCGGCAGAATCCGGAACGGTTTGATGTGGACGGAAATCCAAGATCCATCCGGCCGGGTCAGATCGTGGATGTATGGCTGAGTCAGGAACGGCCGGTAGTGGATTCTACCGGAGGCGGAAGCAGCAGGGATTCGCTGAAGGAGGACTCTGGTACACAGGAATAG
- a CDS encoding D-alanine--D-alanine ligase: MKKTIALVTGGLSGESVISYKSAATIEKNLDRSKYNVYVVDINPGGWFYTDSGGNKTAVSKDDFSIVENGQKITFDAVLIGMHGTPGEDGKLQGYFDMLGIPYTGCDAASSAITFNKRYAVAVAKMAGIGVANSLHLFAHTPVPAATILEQLKLPVFVKPNNGGSSIGMSKVQEASELEAAIEKAFREDSQVLVEEMIVGREFTIGVYKSNGSIEVLPFTEVKAHDSKAFFDFEAKYEGKSTEVTPAEVEEAIAGKIRAAARKVYEVFNCRGVIRIDFIYNEAAGRPFMLEVNTIPGQSAASIVPQQVAAAGKQLTDFYTLLVEECFV; encoded by the coding sequence ATGAAGAAAACGATCGCGTTAGTTACAGGCGGACTTTCCGGAGAATCTGTGATCTCCTATAAAAGCGCTGCCACCATCGAAAAAAATCTGGACAGGAGCAAGTATAATGTTTATGTTGTGGATATTAACCCCGGGGGTTGGTTTTATACCGACAGCGGCGGCAACAAAACGGCTGTGTCAAAGGATGATTTCTCCATCGTTGAAAACGGACAGAAGATCACTTTTGACGCTGTACTGATCGGGATGCACGGAACCCCGGGCGAGGATGGAAAACTGCAGGGTTATTTTGATATGCTGGGCATTCCTTATACCGGCTGTGATGCCGCCAGCTCCGCCATTACCTTCAACAAAAGATACGCAGTTGCAGTTGCAAAAATGGCCGGCATCGGTGTGGCCAATTCGCTGCACCTGTTCGCCCATACCCCGGTGCCGGCCGCAACAATACTGGAACAGTTAAAACTGCCGGTATTTGTAAAGCCCAACAACGGAGGGTCCAGCATCGGGATGAGTAAAGTACAGGAGGCTTCAGAACTGGAAGCCGCTATAGAAAAGGCATTCAGGGAAGACAGCCAGGTACTGGTGGAGGAGATGATCGTAGGAAGGGAATTTACGATCGGGGTCTATAAATCCAACGGCAGTATAGAAGTATTGCCGTTTACGGAAGTAAAGGCGCACGACAGCAAGGCGTTCTTTGATTTTGAAGCCAAATACGAAGGGAAATCAACCGAGGTAACACCCGCTGAAGTAGAGGAAGCGATTGCCGGCAAGATACGTGCGGCAGCCCGCAAGGTATACGAAGTATTTAATTGCCGGGGTGTGATCCGGATCGATTTCATTTACAATGAAGCAGCAGGGCGTCCGTTTATGCTGGAAGTAAATACGATACCTGGTCAGAGCGCTGCCAGTATTGTACCTCAGCAGGTTGCGGCCGCAGGAAAGCAGCTGACCGACTTTTATACATTGCTGGTAGAGGAGTGTTTTGTTTAA
- a CDS encoding 4Fe-4S dicluster domain-containing protein, with translation MAIKITEECINCGACEPECPNNAIYEGGVEWTISDGNTVAGEFKLFNGNVVDAHFKNAPISDDTYYIVPDKCTECQGFHEEPQCASVCPVDCCVPDEMYQETVEELLAKKEKLHL, from the coding sequence ATGGCTATTAAAATAACAGAAGAGTGTATAAATTGTGGGGCCTGTGAGCCCGAATGTCCGAACAACGCTATTTATGAAGGTGGGGTGGAGTGGACCATCTCCGACGGCAATACGGTAGCAGGGGAGTTTAAGCTGTTTAACGGTAATGTGGTGGATGCTCATTTTAAAAATGCACCGATAAGTGATGATACCTATTATATCGTTCCGGATAAATGTACCGAATGCCAGGGTTTTCATGAAGAACCGCAATGTGCTTCTGTTTGTCCGGTAGACTGTTGTGTGCCGGATGAAATGTACCAGGAAACAGTGGAAGAACTGCTGGCTAAAAAAGAAAAACTGCATTTATAA
- a CDS encoding acyl-CoA reductase: MTLSQRIRLLIKLGAYMERDTPEWIAAKEQAYRNNGWFLPAFIDLAVQNIVRSFLQEPVLKKWTASYPLLSETNAHPKRVGLVMAGNIPLVGFHDLLCVFITGNPCMIKASSKDETLIKHLVSKLNEWEPETTALIGFSTLLKGCDAYIATGSDNTAGYFDYYFAKYPHLIRRNRSSAAVLTGRESAAELEALADDVFLYFGMGCRNVTKIYVPEAYDFEPLLAAFKKYDYLSDVHKYKNNYDYNLALHLLNNRFYMSTAALLLVEDPSLFSPVSQLNYEFYGNRSNLTGELVNNPSVQCIVAHDCVPFGKAQSPGIDQYADGEDTLSFLLALNGG; encoded by the coding sequence ATGACATTATCGCAACGCATCCGCTTATTGATCAAATTGGGTGCTTATATGGAGCGTGATACTCCGGAGTGGATCGCAGCAAAAGAACAGGCTTACCGCAATAATGGCTGGTTCCTGCCGGCATTTATAGACCTGGCCGTGCAAAATATTGTCCGTTCTTTTTTACAGGAGCCGGTACTGAAAAAATGGACGGCCTCCTATCCGCTCCTCAGCGAAACCAATGCACATCCAAAACGTGTGGGACTGGTGATGGCGGGCAATATTCCGCTGGTGGGCTTTCACGACCTGCTTTGTGTATTCATCACCGGTAACCCGTGTATGATAAAGGCTTCTTCCAAGGACGAGACGCTGATCAAACATCTTGTTTCCAAACTGAATGAATGGGAGCCTGAAACCACAGCACTGATTGGCTTCTCCACACTGCTTAAAGGTTGTGATGCCTATATCGCAACCGGCAGTGATAATACAGCCGGTTATTTTGATTATTATTTTGCAAAATACCCGCACCTGATCCGCCGCAACCGCAGCTCTGCTGCAGTGCTCACAGGCAGGGAGTCCGCAGCAGAGCTGGAGGCACTGGCAGATGACGTTTTTCTTTACTTTGGTATGGGATGCCGGAATGTCACAAAGATCTACGTGCCGGAAGCATATGATTTTGAACCGCTGCTGGCCGCCTTTAAAAAATATGATTACCTGTCGGATGTACACAAGTATAAAAACAACTACGACTACAACCTGGCCCTGCACCTGCTCAACAACCGGTTCTACATGAGCACGGCCGCCCTGTTGCTGGTTGAAGACCCGTCGCTGTTTTCACCCGTAAGCCAGCTGAACTACGAATTTTATGGCAACAGATCCAATCTCACCGGAGAGCTGGTCAACAATCCGTCTGTTCAATGCATCGTGGCACACGATTGTGTTCCTTTTGGCAAGGCCCAGAGCCCCGGTATCGATCAGTATGCAGATGGTGAGGACACGTTGTCTTTCCTGCTGGCGCTGAACGGCGGATAA